The Coccidioides posadasii str. Silveira chromosome 2, complete sequence genomic interval CTGAGACCAAGAACAAAACCTACGGTACTCCCCACTTCGGCTTTTGGGAGTCATTCTCCCCTTCATCCCCTCCAGATGACTATTGTTTTGTATTCCGTAAATGCATAGCTATGAGGCATACACTCTCATGCCAAACCATACCTCTATGTCTTTCCCCATGTTTCAATGGCTAGCAATGTCAGTTAGTAATAGAATAAAGGCaaatgaaaaaagagaagagaaagaagctTACCATCCAATTTGCTTATTACACAGGTAGCTGAATTCTGTATTCTTTGTCCTCTGAAGTTGAGAAAAACATATGGCGTACTTGGCACCTGGACAATCTCAACAGTACCCATCATCAGTAATTAGATTTTATCAAAGCCGTTGTTAGGACTTTAAGATATGTTTGCTGGTAGGCTAACTCAAGCATTAGGTTGTTATACTGAGGTAGTCAAGGTTGTTCTATCATCCACACAGTAAGGGTTGATTTCAGTAGCATCAAATAGAGTAACACTTATCCGGACAGGAAGCAACCAACATTAGACCCTGTCAAAGTTCAGAAATTGTCAGCTGCTGGTCCAAGGGTGTGTACGCAAAAGCTAAAGGTTGGTGACCAGGAAGCACCATAAAAAATGACATCTGAGGTGTAAAGATGACTTTGGTACAAGTAGTGGGAGCACTATTCAACAGAAGTGACAAAAAATATCTGAAAAAATTGCACTCTGTCCGGAGGAATATGCCAGCTTGTCTGTGCCCTGGTACAAAAAATTACTTGCCAGTGTACCCCCGCTCCAAAAAAAGGTGCAATCAACCTTGTGCTTTAAATCATGATGTCGTCCGTATAGCATCTTCGCCATGGCGACCATATGTTTTCAAAACAACAAAGTTTTCTCTTCAGAACATCCCCTTTAAAGATTGCAATCAACCAGCAAACAGCAGTCTGCTGACAGTCAGCCAAGATTCTTTATTGATTACCTGCTCTCTTCAGATCAGTGTGAGTAATATACTGTTATACCAGTTGGATATTCTTTCTGAAGGGGCCCAGCGTTTCTAACATCTTCAGTGCCTCTCACAATGGAAGCCCAAGTGGAGCCAGCAGAGATTCCTCTCAACGAGTTTTGCATTATCAAGCAAACCCAGGGTAAGGGATATGGAGTTTTCGCCACTCGCAATATTCCCCAGGGAACACGTATCCTCGCGGACCCACCGATGTTGAAGCTACCCGGTGCTGTGATGGAGCACGCGAAATTGACAAAAGCTGATATCGAAGCGCTAGCTGCGACTATCAGCACGAAATTGAAGGCTCTCAGCAAGGAGCAGCAACGCGAGTTTTTCTCGCTCGCAAACACTCAAAGGGCTCAATTCGGCGTTTTTCTTGGGATTGCAGCCACCAATGCGATGCTCATCGATTTTGAAACAACTGAATATGGAATTTTTCCCAAGGTTTCCCGTTTCAATCACGGATGCCGGCCTAACTCTATGAGGTCATACCATCCTGTGCTCGACCAAGCCGTTGTCCACGTCGTAAAAGATGTCTCTGAAGGGGAAGAGATCACCGTGAGCTACGTCGAGCCGGGCCTTGCATTTTACCTTCGGCAGGAACAGTTGAAGGAGAAGTTCGGTTTCATTTGTGGCTGTAACTTGTGTTTGATGCCTGAGAACGAACGACGACTGAGCGACATGAGGCTCACTACCATCATGTTGCTCTTTAACTCGATCCGAGATGACTCGGTCATTCTGGACCAGCCCTTGGCATCGCTCCACAACACGCATACCGCAATGCTCCTCCAAAAGGAGGAGGGCATTTTGGAGGTCCTTGCCGCAACATTTTATTACGACGCTGTAATGATCACGATGGCACACGGCGATCATGCGCGAACCCGAGTTTTCGCAGAAATGGCGAAGGAAGCAGCAATAGCTTCGTACGGGGTTGACCACCCTATCACAATGGGAACACAGGCTCTTGCTGATGATCCAGTCGGTTTCGGGATTCAAGTCAAGTCGACGATGTGGAAGCATTCGGTAGATGAGATCCCTGTGGAATTAGACGATGAGGCTTTTAATAGCTGGCTGTGGAAGTTAGAGGAATGAAGGGACCAAAACGATACATTATGACAAGGAGGCTAGGCTTGTCTCGTATGTTTCAGCCCTTATGTTTTGAAGCCGAGGATTTGCTGGGACTGGGTAAGGAATAAACAGATGCGCTTTAATTACTCGGCAAGGTTTTGTTAAAATAGGGAACAGTAGCCATAAAGAGAATTTGATAACAAGCTAAGATCTTGTAATCAAGCTTCAAAAGCTCCTTACAAGGTAGTGTGCCAAAATATGCCACGGAGAGCTTTTATTTCCAACACGGTCTCTCCAAGGAACTCGCCGAGCTAGACTCACGCCAGACAATGTTCGATTGCATTTGATAGAGACTTAAAACAAATAAATCGAAGTTCGGGGAAACTTCAAGTTGGAAGGGCTCTGTGTCCACGGACTTCGCGTAATCAACAATCAGGCCATGAGTCGTCCCTCGATCGTTCAGCAAAGACTTTCCCAAAGAAGATGTTCAAAGCGGCTCCTGTGTAAAGAATGGTAGCTCGGATTTGAATCCATCGTATCTCTCGTGCATCCAAACCAGCGTTTCTTGGGCTGAGATGCAGCACTGGAATTCTCTCTGTATGACTGATACATGCCGCGGCGTGATCCATCAGTAAAACCATTTGGTTCGAAAGAAAACGATTTATATTAATTGCTAGCATCAGCCGCGGCGAGTTTTGCGTCGTTTTGTGGCGCGCTCCTTGGCTACTATTTCTGCCGTGGAAATGGGTTGAGATGTCGAATCATCAGCTAACTCTCTCTTCACGGAGACTCGGGTCTCTGTTTTCAGCTTTATTTCTTCCTTGATGTTTCCATTGGACAAACTTCTCATCGCTTTGTCAGTTTGAGCCGTTTCTGTTAAGCGATCAGAGAAGACCTTTAGATCGGCGGTAAATAGAACGCTATGAGCCCAGCCGGCTTCTTTGCCCCAGAGTTTTCGAAAGTGATCACCAACGGCATCGTATGTTGCTTTGGTAAGGCTCTTTTGTTTACCCTTGCCAAATTTGTAGTCACGTTGGGCGATTTGCCAGACTATGAATAGATATTAGCTTGAGTGGAGAAAGAGAACTAAGGAGCTATTGGAAAACAAACACCTTACCGTGAGTATCAACAGGTACAGCTTCACCCCAACCCAAGCCCATCAGGCATACGCAGTCAGCCACCTTCGGACCGACCCCTTGAAGCTCCAGTAAGTTTTCGTGCGCTTCTCGATATCCAGT includes:
- a CDS encoding uncharacterized protein (EggNog:ENOG410PKR5~COG:B), whose amino-acid sequence is MEAQVEPAEIPLNEFCIIKQTQGKGYGVFATRNIPQGTRILADPPMLKLPGAVMEHAKLTKADIEALAATISTKLKALSKEQQREFFSLANTQRAQFGVFLGIAATNAMLIDFETTEYGIFPKVSRFNHGCRPNSMRSYHPVLDQAVVHVVKDVSEGEEITVSYVEPGLAFYLRQEQLKEKFGFICGCNLCLMPENERRLSDMRLTTIMLLFNSIRDDSVILDQPLASLHNTHTAMLLQKEEGILEVLAATFYYDAVMITMAHGDHARTRVFAEMAKEAAIASYGVDHPITMGTQALADDPVGFGIQVKSTMWKHSVDEIPVELDDEAFNSWLWKLEE